A single region of the Cyclopterus lumpus isolate fCycLum1 chromosome 16, fCycLum1.pri, whole genome shotgun sequence genome encodes:
- the setd2 gene encoding histone-lysine N-methyltransferase SETD2 isoform X1, translated as MEEPCDLKHFVKEEGSGASVTVEGLSKAALIKSLSPRVMLSNHLLPKGTKMKVNLEDQGRQKVSFSFAPTKKPLQSPFFIPSSPDKSAAEPNAASLQSTSDNEEQDTDSPTEQNQTPMVPTITETPSQTPVCSATILKTDLLKTDLAKMHFKKQILSVSVTEEKPTSVVPEEPLSPQLQVLQKPTSVVPEEPLSPQLQVLQKPTSVVPEEPLSPQLQVLQKPTAVMPEEPLSPQLQVLQKPTSVTEFPVPQPQNVVSVCPSENSHIEAPETRVTPSLKKPPASSGKDGESSSSAEQDSKVDKRKTRSQSDSAPPGSESDGDSGQMSSSRKSIESKSRRNSDSKSKEVKKSSSGSHVEEKEKSSFKRSENHERSSSYSKTDRDSRHTSSRSSRSDKDRRRSRSRSRSRSRGSRTSSSHSRSERSRGDRGSRSERSYYHDSDRRSHRSSPRRERRRSRSRTDRTRDSSDSEDDHRKTRTRTSDSSRLSTYSSSYKESKSSSYSKSEKAAKSANSPHSSELDKRTQLSKSERTSKRLSDSDSQRKCSPDLDSSYRKSSAHHKSETNSKSSSSSMHTHSQTYERRQKSSSSDTEADHKGKSQASCKSSGLEENCKNSLKKTSRPDSKQMTPSRSSQKTSRHERQSNDIFHSPGEAPPCTNATCSQSEKEQSQVEIEHCGQDFMEFASCTERSLQESSSKTSKETKSDLDVETSTVTISESLKHENAALENLTNVKDEPSSNIQPHVNSNAADLNACSSNDSIICSQDKKVVECSLGPSSLDTAGLPVSHVVQQNSKPEIVQALTVEMPSGTITPFIFDSPCLESDGQLTLEQQNMDTVKKSSSSTKKSRWDIVGQDTSERDNSQRTLCAESKPSVKKVISVKEIEFSRDNTQQDSDMKDTVQQHSMLVKQTEMSKQEVVSDMTDEYKDQNEPSQASTSIDHCDLKLSVSQKANTDKPLHLNDASQVDQDAKMQSWNGNDREDKSKGSSKNKLSKKALLHQHALGEQSEISDSDNSEYDSDCGEAIKRLHSVVVVPKNSSLTMNSHDTGASSCSLSISDLQNVNINEIPNPGTQQIQGSPSAFMETVAPCVGVNELFHSSRLCQSQSNMIDSTSQSEGSSSVSAQLYTAGLIGAHGSVTDHTHSLDNSRQSEPGHKQHNISSRGDRVYYQHDDFAAADNVNDRNGFSLGWDFTQSEQPSSTYQQPDSSHGPQIPNTKLTESSLKEQEQRQSNATWTHQPPNTQTSRQPYLHVHEHYQDLAGEIHPDSLTNDHDDYRGEKLSDLSKMAVECRGLHTPGSSSFVQGHEISSNSRGSAVPDPPREDNFRPHRGRGPPKKRRPEIESDSDNEAEAGPAGKRERQRDADVPKESHVKDEVQRPTLNLRDFRDSNRWKECARSKKMPPYFDLIEENMYLTERKKSKSHRDIKRMQCECPVLPREERSRGVLACGEDCLNRLLMIECSSRCLNGAYCSNRRFQKKLHADFEVILTEDKGWGLRAARELASNTFVLEYCGEVLDHKEFKTRVKEFARNKNIHYYFMSLKNNEIIDATLKGNCSRFMNHSCEPNCETQKWTVNGQLRVGFFTSKVVTAGTELTFDYQFQRYGKEAQKCFCGAPSCRGFLGGENRVSVRAAGGKMKKDRSRKNALTTVDEELEALLENGEGLYDEKQVVALCRLMVRVETMEQKLICFKLIQDTQNPSCLKQFLDHHGLSLLWIFMVELSEAKGNSANNNKLQLEIMKTLAVLPISTKNMLEESRVLSFIQRWAQTKTLPHPAEMDGYSSENTSRAQTPLNTPDGSSTKLGPELDGDTPKPAVYRRLKIISENSLDSALSDASKASDGKEEEEEDDDDEEEDASSHSGLPEGKQLKAEPVCEAAEPTKETMEDSVKEEGPIKGEKEEETGLSLNSQQHQTEEVKEKIELDLENEIEMKTDPSEGHVGELEGPKEPCEEQESGEEKTSQPVTEKAKLEGDQPTVEVLEPESQSIQTDDADLPPERPLENMESQAETQEAEKPPGSEVQPGESTTDAAPSSETPEASVPSEVIATPADPSVIGTPSQDEEEGVSDVESERSQETQLGALDISGMAARLLDSWKDLKEVYRIPKKSQVEKEANDRSRDRDAALTPRTTSGSREREREREKERERDRERDYDRDRDREWDRDRDRDRDRDRDRDRDRDRERDRDRDRDRVSDKTPQRSTERRRRRSASPPSSYERSSRRTEERFDASNSSKTRGKERNKLSTEERRKLFEQEVAQREAQKQQQLQQQQQLQQQQQLQQQQQQQQLQQQQQQQQLQQQQQQQQQQQQQQLQQQQQQQQQLQLQTMAYDPALVYASSPGFITYPTGYPIQTFVDPTNPNAGKVLLPTPPVDPTLNYEETPPQHLISDLGLSSPSSTSQAPPVANLSQHISTTDLATGNPEQYSQPTVATQDAGVAVLSVPAQVAPQLQSQQSYTTLWDPTTQQTVTVQTQPAQQYATAPAQAQTQTAIYYQGQPCQTIYSIPTAYPQANAPVIQAYTEPTASYLHGQPVYPAHQQGVVVQQGGTVTTIVTSQTVQQEMIVPNNVIDLPPPSPPKPKTIVLPPNWKVARDPEGKIYYYHIASRQTQWDPPNWDGCSDNTSVDHESEMDLGTPTYDENPSKFSTKTAEADTSSELAKKSKETFRKEMSQFIVTCLNPFRKPDCKLGRISNTEDFKHLARKLTHGVMNKELKACNNPEDLECNENVKHKTKEYIKKYMQRFGTVYRPKEDTEVD; from the exons agaggaggggagtggTGCCTCG GTGACGGTGGAGGGCCTATCCAAGGCAGCTCTAATCAAAAGCCTGTCTCCCAGAGTCATGCTATCCAACCATCTCTTGCCTAAAGGGACGAAGATGAAGGTCAACTTAGAAGATCAGGGTCGTCAGAAAGTGTCCTTCAGCTTCGCACCAACCAAGAAGCCACTGCAGAGCCCATTCTTCATCCCTAGCAGTCCTGACAAGTCTGCTGCTGAGCCTAACGCTGCCTCATTACAGTCAACCTCAGACAACGAAGAGCAGGATACGGACAGCCCAACTGAGCAAAACCAGACACCCATGGTGCCGACAATAACCGAGacaccttctcaaacaccagtCTGCTCAGCCACCATACTGAAAACGGATTTACTGAAAACGGATTTAGCTAAAATGCATTTCAAGAAGCAAATTCTAAGTGTCTCTGTGACTGAGGAGAAACCAACATCTGTTGTGCCGGAAgaacctctctctcctcaatTGCAGGTTCTACAGAAACCAACATCTGTTGTGCCAGAAgaacctctctctcctcaatTGCAGGTTCTACAGAAACCAACATCTGTTGTGCCAGAAGAACCTCTCTCGCCTCAATTGCAGGTTCTACAGAAACCAACAGCTGTTATGCCGGAAgaacctctctctcctcaatTGCAGGTTCTACAGAAACCAACAAGTGTAACTGAATTTCCTGTACCCCAGCCTCAGAATGTCGTCAGTGTCTGCCCATCTGAGAATTCTCACATTGAAGCCCCTGAGACGAGGGTAACCCCTAGCCTCAAGAAGCCACCTGCTTCCtcaggaaaagatggagagagttCCAGCAGTGCTGAGCAGGACAGTAAGGTAGACAAAAGGAAAACCAGGTCCCAATCTGATAGTGCTCCCCCTGGCTCAGAATCTGATGGAGATTCAGGCCAAATGTCTTCTAGTCGCAAATCCATTGAGTCTAAAAGTAGAAGAAACTCTGACAGCAAAAGCAAAGAGGTAAAAAAGTCTTCCTCTGGTTCACAtgtggaggaaaaggaaaaaagttcCTTTAAGCGGTCAGAGAACCATGAAAGGTCTTCTAGTTACTCCAAAACAGACCGTGATTCCAGACACACATCCTCACGTTCATCTCGATCAGACAAAGATCGCAGACGGTCCCGGTCTAGATCACGTTCTAGATCAAGAGGGTCGCGAACAAGTTCATCTCACTCCAGATCAGAGAGATCCCGAGGCGACAGAGGATCTCGCTCCGAAAGGTCATACTATCATGATTCTGATCGAAGATCTCACCGTAGTTCTCCACGTAGAGAGAGAAGACGTTCTCGCTCTCGCACTGACAGAACTCGTGACAGTTCTGACTCTGAGGATGACCACAGGAAGACACGGACAAGGACAAGTGACTCCAGTAGATTGTCAACATATTCAAGCTCATATAAAGAGTCTAAATCATCTTCCTACTCAAAATCGGAGAAAGCCGCTAAATCTGCAAATTCTCCTCACTCTTCAGAGTTGGATAAAAGAACACAATTGTCAAAGTCTGAAAGGACTTCAAAGCGACTATCAGACTCTGATTCCCAGCGCAAGTGCTCACCTGATCTGGACTCCAGTTACCGTAAATCTAGCGCCCATCACAAGTCAGAGACCAACAGCAAATCCTCTTCTTCCAGTATGCATACCCACTCTCAAACATATGAAAGACGTCAAAAAAGCAGCTCTAGTGACACTGAGGCAGATCATAAGGGAAAATCACAGGCCTCTTGCAAAAGCTCTGGCTTGGAGGAGAACTGTAAAAACTCACTAAAGAAAACCAGCAGGCCAGACTCGAAGCAGATGACCCCTTCTAGATCTTCTCAGAAAACCAGCAGACATGAAAGACAATCAAATGACATATTTCACAGCCCTGGCGAAGCACCACCATGTACAAATGCCACATGTTCCCAGAGTGAAAAAGAACAATCACAAGTTGAAATTGAACATTGTGGTCAGGATTTTATGGAGTTTGCCTCATGCACTGAGAGGAGTTTGCAAGAGTCGTCATCCAAGACATCAAAAGAAACTAAATCGGATCTTGATGTTGAGACCTCAACTGTAACCATAAGTGAAAGCCTAAAGCATGAAAATGCAGCCCTTGAAAATTTGACCAATGTGAAGGATGAACCCTCTTCTAATATTCAACCACATGTGAACTCAAATGCAGCTGACTTAAATGCATGCAGTAGTAATGATAGTATAATATGCAGCCAGGACAAGAAAGTTGTTGAATGTTCACTCGGGCCATCCTCACTTGACACAGCTGGTTTACCTGTCTCCCACGTTGTCCAGCAGAACTCTAAACCAGAGATTGTTCAAGCTTTGACAGTCGAGATGCCGTCTGGCACAATTACGCCGTTCATATTTGATTCACCGTGTCTTGAATCTGATGGTCAGTTGACACTTGAACAGCAAAATATGGATACTGTTAAAAAGAGCAGCAGTAGTACCAAAAAGTCCCGATGGGATATTGTCGGGCAGGACACCTCAGAGAGAGATAATTCACAGAGGACACTTTGTGCCGAAAGTAAGCCTAGTGTAAAAAAAGTAATCTCTGTCAAAGAAATTGAGTTTTCTAGAGACAATACCCAACAAGACTCTGACATGAAAGATACTGTTCAGCAACATTCCATGCTGGTGAAGCAGACTGAGATGTCTAAGCAGGAAGTTGTCTCAGACATGACCGATGAATACAAAGACCAAAATGAGCCCTCACAAGCGAGCACCAGCATTGACCACTGTGACTTAAAACTGAGTGTTTCTCAAAAAGCAAACACAGACAAGCCTCTGCACCTCAATGATGCATCACAGGTTGACCAAGATGCAAAGATGCAGAGTTGGAATGGCAATGATCGTGAAGACAAATCCAAGGGCAGCTCGAAAAACAAATTGAGTAAGAAAGCATTACTTCATCAGCATGCATTAGGAGAACAGAGCGAGATCAGTGATAGTGACAACTCGGAGTATGACTCGGATTGCGGCGAGGCTATAAAACGATTGCATTCTGTCGTGGTGGTGCCAAAGAATTCTTCCCTAACAATGAATTCACATGACACTGGAGCTTCCTCGTGCAGTCTGAGTATTTCCGATCTGCAGAATGTGAATATCAATGAAATCCCAAATCCAGGCACACAACAAATACAGGGGAGTCCTTCCGCGTTCATGGAGACCGTTGCTCCATGTGTTGGTGTGAACGAATTATTTCATAGCAGCAGGTTGTGTCAATCCCAGAGTAATATGATTGATAGCACCAGTCAATCGGAGGGTTCCAGCTCCGTCAGTGCACAGCTGTACACGGCGGGTCTTATTGGTGCCCATGGCAGTGTCACAGATCACACCCACAGCCTCGATAACTCCAGACAGTCTGAGCCAGGGCACAAACAGCATAATATAAGCAGCAGAGGTGACAGGGTGTATTACCAACATGATGATTTCGCCGCTGCGGACAATGTCAATGACAGGAACGGATTCAGCCTGGGTTGGGATTTTACGCAATCAGAGCAGCCCAGTAGTACATACCAGCAGCCTGATAGCAGTCATGGGCCACAGATACCAAACACTAAACTGACTGAATCCTCTCTCAAGGAACAGGAGCAAAGGCAGAGTAATGCCACATGGACCCACCAAcccccaaacacacagactAGCAGACAACCCTACCTCCATGTGCATGAACATTATCAGGATCTTGCAGGTGAAATTCATCCTGACTCTCTAACTAATGACCACGATGATTACCGTGGAGAGAAACTATCTGACCTCAGTAAAATGGCTGTTGAATGCAGGGGACTTCACACTCCTGGGTCATCAAGCTTTGTACAAGGGCATGAAATAAGCAGCAATAGCAGGGGCTCAGCTGTGCCTGACCCCCCTAGAGAAGACAATTTCAGACCCCATAGAGGCCGGGGCCCTCCCAAGAAAAGGCGGCCTGAGATTGAGTCTGATTCAGACAATGAGGCGGAAGCTGGGCCGGCAGGCAAAAGGGAGCGTCAAAGAGATGCTGACGTCCCAAAGGAAAGTCATGTCAAAGATGAGGTGCAGCGTCCGACACTCAATCTGCGAGACTTTCGAGACAGCAATAGATGGAAAGAGTGTGCCAGATCTAAGAAGATGCCACCTTACTTTGACTTGATTGAGGAAAACATGTATCTGACTGAGAG AAAAAAGAGCAAATCTCATCGAGATATCAAGAGAATGCAATGTGAATGCCCGGTGCTGCCTAGAGAGGAGCGTTCAAGGGGAGTATTGGCATGCGGGGAAGACTGTTTAAACCGGCTGCTGATGATTGAGTG CTCCTCACGGTGCCTGAATGGAGCCTACTGCTCCAACCGACGCTTCCAGAAGAAACTACATGCAGACTTTGAGGTTATCCTCACAGAAGACAAGGGCTGGGGTCTACGGGCAGCGAGAGAGTTGGCTTC AAACACCTTTGTGCTGGAATACTGCGGGGAGGTATTGGACCACAAGGAGTTCAAAACAAGGGTGAAAGAATTTGCTCGCAACAAGAACATCCACTACTACTTCATGTCTCTAAAGAATAATGAG ATCATTGATGCAACGCTGAAGGGTAATTGCTCTCGGTTTATGAACCATAGCTGCGAGCCCAACTGTGAGACCCAGAAG TGGACTGTCAATGGCCAGCTTAGAGTCGGGTTCTTCACCTCCAAGGTGGTCACTGCAGGAACTGAACTGACGTTTGACTACCAGTTCCAGAGATATGG CAAAGAAGCACAGAAATGCTTCTGTGGAGCACCCAGCTGCAGAGGCTTCCTGGGTGGGGAGAACAGAGTTAGTGTTCGGGCAGCTGGAGGGAAGATGAAAAAAGACCGCAGTCGAAAGAATGCTCTCACCACG GTTGATGAAGAGCTTGAGGCGTTATTGGAGAATGGAGAAGGCCTTTACGATGAGAAACAGGTGGTGGCTCTCTGCAGGCTAATGGTCCGAGTGGAAACCATGGAGCAGAAACTCATCTGTTTTAAGCTCATACAG GATACTCAAAATCCATCATGCCTGAAGCAGTTCCTGGACCATCATGGATTATCTTTGCTGTGGATCTTCATGGTTGAGCTTTCTGAAGCCAAAGGCAACAGTGCTAATAACAACAAACTGCAGTTAGAG ATTATGAAGACCTTGGCTGTGCTGCCTATCTCTACTAAGAACATGTTGGAAGAGAGCAGAGTCCTGAGCTTCATCCAGCGGTGGGCCCAGACAAAAACTCTCCCTCACCCTGCTGAGATGGATGGCTACTCCAGTGAGAACACCTCCCGTGCTCAAACACCCCTCAACACTCCTGATGGGTCCTCCACCAAACTGGGACCAGAATTGGATGGTGACACGCCAAAACCTGCTGTGTACCGCCGCCTTAAAATCATCAGTGAAAACAGTTTGGACAGTGCTCTCTCTGATGCTAGCAAAGCATCTGatgggaaggaggaagaggaggaggacgatgatgatgaggaagaagatGCATCCTCACATTCAGGACTTCCTGAAGGCAAACAGTTGAAGGCAGAGCCTGTATGTGAAGCTGCAGAgccaacaaaagaaacaatggaAGACTCGGTGAAAGAGGAAGGTCCAATcaaaggggagaaagaggaagagacggGGTTGAGTTTAAACAGTCAACAACATCAAACTGAggaggtaaaagaaaaaattgAACTAGATTTGGAGAATGAGATTGAGATGAAAACGGATCCGAGTGAGGGGCATGTGGGTGAACTTGAGGGGCCAAAAGAGCCTTGTGAAGAACAGGAAAGTGGGGAGGAGAAGACCAGTCAGCCGGTGACAGAAAAGGCTAAACTGGAAGGAGACCAACCCACCGTTGAAGTTCTCGAGCCAGAGAGTCAGTCGATCCAAACAGATGATGCTGATCTTCCACCTGAGCGGCCTTTAGAGAATATGGAGTCCCAGGCAGAGACACAAGAAGCGGAGAAACCTCCAGGCAGTGAGGTGCAACCTGGTGAATCTACCACTGATGCAGCCCCAAGCTCTGAGACCCCAGAGGCCAGTGTGCCCTCTGAGGTTATTGCGACCCCCGCGGACCCATCAGTGATAGGAACTCCTTctcaggatgaggaggaaggtgTCTCAGATGTGGAGAGTGAGAGGAGTCAGGAGACCCAACTCGGTGCATTGGACATTAGCGGCATGGCTGCCAGGCTTCTGGACAGCTGGAAGGATCTGAAG GAGGTGTACAGAATACCAAAGAAGAGTCAGGTGGAAAAAGAAGCAAATG ATCGCAGCCGAGATCGAGATGCAGCTTTGACGCCACGTACAACTTCTGGTAGCCGAGAACgtgaaagagagcgagagaaggagagagaacgTGACAGAGAGCGAGATTATGACCGAGACAGGGATCGAGAGTGGGACAGGGACCGAGACCGGGATCGGGATCGCGACCGAGACCGAGACCGGGACCGCGATCGAGAACGGGACCGTGATCGAGACCGTGATAGAGTCTCTGACAAAACTCCACAACGCAgcacagagagacggaggagacgcTCAgcttcaccaccatcatcctaCGAGAGGAGCAGCCGACGCACTGAAGAACG GTTTGACGCATCAAACAGCAGCAAGACACGGGGCAAGGAGCGCAACAAGCTGTCCACAGAGGAGCGCAGAAAGCTGTTCGAGCAGGAGGTTGCTCAGCGGGAAGCccagaaacagcagcagcttcagcagcagcagcagcttcagcagcagcaacagcttcagcagcagcaacagcagcagcagctacaacagcagcagcagcagcagcagcttcagcagcagcagcaacaacaacaacaacaacagcagcaacagcttcagcagcaacaacagcagcaacagcagcttcAGCTCCAAACTATGGCTTATGACCCTGCTTTGGTCTATGCCTCCAGCCCTGGCTTCATAACCTACCCTACTGGATATCCCATCCAGACCTTTGTGGACCCTACAAACCCCAATGCAGGGAAAGTACTGCTTCCTACCCCTCCGGTTGATCCCACCCTGAACTATGAAGAGACACCTCCTCAGCATCTTATCTCAGACCTGGGGCtgtcctctccatcctccacttCCCAGGCCCCTCCCGTCGCTAATCTTTCTCAGCACATCTCCACCACCGACCTCGCCACTGGCAACCCCGAACAGTATTCCCAGCCAACTGTAGCAACTCAGGATGCAGGCGTAGCTGTACTCTCTGTTCCCGCCCAGGTGGCCCCTCAGTTACAGAGCCAGCAGAGCTACACCACTCTCTGGGATCCCACAACTCAGCAGACGGTGACTGTGCAGACACAGCCTGCACAGCAGTATGCCACAGCCCCAGCACAGGCTCAGACACAGACGGCCATCTATTACCAGGGTCAGCCATGCCAAACCATCTACAGCATCCCCACCGCCTACCCACAAGCCAACGCTCCCGTCATACAG GCGTACACTGAACCCACAGCGAGCTACCTTCATGGCCAGCCTGTGTATCCTGCCCATCAGCAGGGAGTGGTGGTGCAGCAGGGTGGCACAGTCACCACCATTGTCACGTCCCAAACTGTCCAACAG GAAATGATTGTACCCAACAATGTGATAGACCTGCCTCCCCCGTCTCCCCCCAAACCCAAAACCATCGTCCTACCACCCAACTGGAAAGTGGCCCGCGATCCTGAGGGCAAGATCTACTACTACCATATTGCCTCAAG GCAAACACAGTGGGACCCTCCAAACTGGGATGGATGTAGTGACAACACTAGTGTTGACCATGAATCTGAGATGGACCTGGGAACTCCCACCTATGATGAGAATCCTTCCAAg TTTTCCACAAAGACAGCTGAAGCAGACACTTCTAGTGAGCTGGCTAAAAAGAGTAAAGAGACATTTCGCAAAGAG atGTCCCAGTTCATAGTGACATGTCTAAATCCTTTTCGGAAGCCAGACTGCAAACTTGGACGCATCAGCAACACCGAAGATTTCAAACACCTGGCTAGAAAg CTCACTCACGGAGTTATGAATAAGGAGTTGAAAGCTTGCAATAATCCCGAGGACCTTGAGTGTAATGAGAACGTGAAGCACAAGACCAAGGAGTACATCAAGAAGTACATGCAGCGATTTGGCACCGTGTACAGGCCCAAGGAGGACACAGAGGTGGACTAG